The sequence below is a genomic window from Meles meles chromosome 3, mMelMel3.1 paternal haplotype, whole genome shotgun sequence.
TTGGGAGACTGTCTGCCTCCTTGGGATCCTTGGTCTCATCCACCCATCTCTGAGGGAAGAGGTGTCAGCCACCTGAGCCACAGGGTAGTCACCTGTTATGCATAACATATGCATTTCAATAAAAACATCTTAATAGTGGGCCCTGGGTAGGAGAGAGAAACCCTTCTTGTGCCAAACAAGTTGCTTGTGATGTCTTTGACTGCCTTGCTCCCTGTTTACCCTAAAAACCTCCTTCCATTCAGCATGAATGGCTTTGCTAAGAAGCATGACCAGTTACTATCTGCcactctcccccgccccccaaataGACAGAAACACACATTCCTTGCTGGGCTGAGTATCTCTATTTTTTGGATAGTTTCATTTCAGCATAAGAACAGAGGCTCAAATAGCAGGGGAGATTTTTCCCTCAAGAAAAGGAGACTGTCCTGTTTGCACTGTCACTTTTGAGATATACAGTGCTACAGAGATTAGAACATAGTGGTATAAATTGAAGGAGAGAAAGACTAGATTGCTGACATACGGGACTGTGATTTTttggggggctgggcaggggtaGGGGCATGATTCTGTCTGACTCACCAAATGAGCTACCTCATTTTGGGCCCTAACGTCTCTTCTAACCCTCTGAGGACATGAGAGCCAGATGGAAGGGACCAGAGGTTCAAATCATGTTTAGAAGGGAGAATACAGGCTTTCAGTGTTGGAATAGGGGACAATACTTACaggtgggacacagaaaaggcatgGGGAAAGACTGGAGAAGGTTAAACTCTAGGGCAGTGcctcttttttcctgctttggaaTAGACAGGGAGGGACTGCTGGAGAGGCCCAATTCCAGGAAGGCTGCTTCCTGGAAAGGCTGGAACAGCCCTTGGCAGGGTTCAGGGTATTGCTGTTTATGGTTTGGCGGCTGCTGTAGCCTGCCCCCATAGCCTGCCTTAGGCTCTAATTACTATTGGAGGTGGGCCCAATGACAGCTCAGAAGGGACCTGGGACCTGTGATCCTAACCAGGTCTCCTGGGGCCCTTGGCTGTGTGGCTGAGATAGGAAGGGCAGTGTTGAGGAGAACACCGGAGGCAAAGCATTTCTTTGAACTTTTACTAAGCAATCAGTGACATACTCCATCCCTcagtcccagcctcagcccctgatggagggctgggggttgggaggagtACCTACAGACCGAAGGGAAAGTAGAGCTAAGGGCTTGGCGAGTTGCCCACTCCTATCCCTGGTCTAGCTGCCTCAGAACTAAGGGAGGCCCGAAACCAACAAGTCCCTCCCTTCCAGATTATATGAGGCCACCTGGTGTTTGGAATACACCAGGAAGAGGTGATGGCAGCAGCGGTATGAGGGATTCCTCTAATTCCACACAGGATCATCTGCACTGGATTAGATGTCCATTTCAAACTGTGCGTCAtctggagaaagagaagggaggaggactGGTTGCTGGGCTGGGCTACAAGCTCAGCCAGCTTAGCATCAGTGCAGAAACCCCTCTCAGCATTAAACCCCCACAGTACTTAACAGGGGCATTTGGACCCAAAGCATTTAATTTTAGGCCATGCTCTCCTTACCGGgtatctcttcctctgtctccttctgctccttcagcAACTCCAGCTTGGAGGGTGGGGCTGTTGGAGGTGTTGTGACCCCGGGAATCTGGGGGAGGCAGCAGGGGGGCGTCCGAGCAATGGGTGAGTTCTTGCACTCCAGCAGGAACTTTCGGTCGTAGATGATCCTGGTGCCTGTCAAGGGGTAGGGACTAGTTAAGAGGCTGGAGCTTGGGCACAGAACTGTATGGAGTGTCACACACAGGCCTTTTAGGGACTTGGGACTCATTTCCCCATGTATTAAAGGGCTGCAAGCTGGGATCTCAGCTGACTAGACTTCCGagctcttaaaataaaaaaaacttccaggtCTAACCAAGATGTGGCTACGTGTCATGAAGCAAGTGGGGCATCCCAGCTGTTCCAGGCAGGAGCTTTTGGTTTAGGGAAGCTTGCAGTCTCAGTTCTAGGAGGCGCACAAAACTTGGAGAACTCGGGTACTTGGACTGTTCTTGTCTGGCtctgctggctctgggctttCCCTACTTTGGTTGGGGGTTGAGGACGTTAGTCCTTCAGGCAGTTAGCTCAGGAAGCCAAACAGCAGATTTAAGAAGGAGTTTCACCCCTGCTGCCACCTGGAttctgagaccctgcagggagaAGCTGTGTTCCTCCGGACAGCTGCTTTTCTCATGAAATACAGGGACAGTCTGTTCTTATCCTGACCCCTCCCAAGTCCTATCAGGCTCAGCCCCAGTCTACAGAAACTTGGCCCCAGTTCTGTCCTCAAAGGGCCCTACCCTGTtcttgcctctcccctctgcctccatgTGGCAGGAAACCCTGGGTGGGGAGCCCAGCAGCTCGAGATCCCAGGCAATCAGCCCAACCAAACAGCCGCCGGCcggccagccagccagccagccgcAGATACCCAAAGCTCCTGGCCCCCTGCTTGAGTCTGCTCAAGCCGCTTTGTAAGACCTGGTGCTTTCTGCCGAGGCCACGCTCGGCTGGGGCTTCGGCTCCTAACTCCAGGCGGCAAAATCCAGAGGGGCGGGTAAGCAAGGCACCCAGAACCCAGGCCATAGTGAGGATTTCAGTCTACAGTTACCCGGAAGCTAGGCTTTAAGCCATGGTGCCATTACTATGAGGTTTCAGGGAACTGGGCTTTGGTTCCAAacattccccacccacccccagcaaaAGCTACAACCTGCAAAAGGGCCTACGGACAGAACCCAAGGCCGGCACCTCCCCACTCCCGCCCCGCCGCAGGACGCACGCGCCGGCCTGCCCAATGCCCGCGGACCCCCAGCCCGGCCCGCTGACCTCCCGGGGTAGTGGCGTATAGCGTGCCCCCCGGCGTGGTGCTGTAGCAGTCGGGCAGCCGGTCCCTGCCCCCGGGAATTGGGCAGCTCGTGGAGGTGGACATAGCGAGCGGTACGAGCAGGACGGCAATCAGCTGGCGCCGAGGACGCGGAGCGCAGCTAACTCTGAAGCAGACTCGGTAGCCCACGTGCGGCCGTAGCAACACCACCAGGACGACGTCACGCCCGGGGCGGGCCACGAGCCGTCACTCAACCCGACGGTCCCGCCTTACTCGCGAGGGGGCAAGCCCGACTAGGCGAGAGTTGAAAGCCGTCCCGCACCGGCCTCCTGTTCCTCCAGGCTCAATATTGGCCAGTCCGACTCTGAGAGCTGCAGCCACTCAGCTATTTACTATTTACTGTTTGAACAGGGCGCCGGGGACCAGAGAGGTATTAACACGTTACTGTCATGTGTTAATTCACCCATTTCTCTTAACAGTTTTGGACAGTAAAGTACTATTATTAGccacattttacaggtgaggaaaggaGAGGTTAAATCACTGGTTCAAAGTAATATCTTGTAGGAGGGGGAACTGGGATCAGACCTGAATGtatctgattccaaagcctgtgctctttaGCACAGCTGGGGACTGCCTCCCATTAATTAATTGCAGGACAGGGTAAAAGTGTCGGATGGTCTGGTGCACAGCAGGAAGGGGAAGGTCAGGGAGAGGGGGTGGCCTCTTTGGAAGAAGTGATATCTGGACCGAATAATGAATAGATGTTGGGGGACAGAGGTTTGCTCTTTGATCTTGCTGCCACAGCTAGCCTTGGGAAACTAAGTAAGGGCAGAGGGCTGGTGAGGAGGA
It includes:
- the EIF4EBP3 gene encoding eukaryotic translation initiation factor 4E-binding protein 3 — protein: MSTSTSCPIPGGRDRLPDCYSTTPGGTLYATTPGGTRIIYDRKFLLECKNSPIARTPPCCLPQIPGVTTPPTAPPSKLELLKEQKETEEEIPDDAQFEMDI